TGGTGTCTCCGAAATTCAGAAGAATACATAAATCGTCtctcacattctgggcattcatAGGGTCTCTCTCCCGTGTGAATTCTCTGGTGTTTCATCAGGTCTGATTTCTGGgaaaaacatttcccacattcaAAGCACTTTTCGTTTTTCTCCCGTGTGTGTATTTTCTGATGATTGTGAAGACCTGAACTCTGGgtgaaacattttccacactcaaAGCACTTGTAAGATTTTATTCCTACATGAGTCTTCTCATGGGCCGAAAGACTTGAGTTCTGAGAaaagctcttcccacattcccAACACTTgtaaggtttctcccctgtgtgaattctCTCGTGGTTTCTGAGACTGTCTATTCTACGGAAAAATTTCCCACATTCCAGACATTCATAAGGCTTCTCTCCCGTGTGGATTTTCTGATGTGTACGAAGGTGTGACTTTTGACCAAAGCATAAGTCACATTCCTCACATTTGTAGGTCTTTAGTCTGGGAGGACTTCTAAGATCTTTGgcatcttttccagaggatttctcaccctccaaaccttgacTGGATCCGCTTCCCACATGGACCTTCCTGTGGGTCAAAAGGAGGGACTGGAGAGTAAAGGATTTCCCACACTCTGAGCATTCATGAGGTTTTTTGTCATTTTGTGGAGTGCTGCTTGTGTCTGACGGGGGATCCAAGAGCTTCCCAGGCTCCATGCTTCCTCTTGGCTGCTACCTTGCTTTGATTTTCTATTATCTGTTGACAGGTTGACTTGCAGGTAAATCTGGTCGCAATCTTTATCTGCTGTTGGAAACAAGCAGAGAAGAGAATTTCCTTTCCAGAAATGTAGAGTCACAAAATCTCTAGGAGGAAAACATTTATgttgttgtggtcattaagtgattttttttggggggtcattaagtgaagggAGACCCAGGGAAGAAGTGGAGAGGTGCCTGAAGGGGTGGGGGACACCCTGGAAGTTCAGCACAGGCCACGTAGTGGGGTACAAAGCTGCAGCCCCCCAGAAGCCTCAGTCGCCCCATCTGGGCCCTGCAATGGGGCAGAAATGCCATGATGGTGCCTTAAGTGGAGGCCTGGGGCCTTCAGCCATTTCAGCCATCAGCCACTGACCCCAGGCCTGGACTTCAGCCTCTGTCACTGCTGCCACCCAGAAATGCGCCCTTAACCCCTAGGCAGTATTAAGGCCTTTGCAGCCTTCTGCCATTCTCCAAGCCGCGTGTTCCATACCGTTTCCAAGCAACATGTCCCAAAGCTTCTAAGCTTCTCCAGGACCCCTCAAGTCAAATAGGGCTGTGCTGGGACTCCGATGGCCTCCTGCCCTCTGCCCCTTCCCCGAGACAAAGCCGTGTTTTACCTGGGATTTCATCCACTCAACGACCAGTGAAATCGTTACACTAATTGAGTAAAGACATCATGTGATACCTCACATAATGGCCACTTTGCTAAACAAGCGAGATTCCAATTCcatttgtagtcataagtcgaggactacctacaggCAACCCAAAAGATTAAGGCATCACAGAAGccaaagaggaggaaagagagttgAGGTTAATGTAAGCAACCCATTTCTTCTCcccttttcttgctttttctgatTATTCCACTTATGAGCTCCATCCCATCATGACTAGTTGATCCTGGCCTCCTCATGACACGTTTCCTCTCCCTGCATGGATCCGTTTCACAGCTCAGTCTCTTCCTCTTGGGAAGACCATGCAAGTCTTCtttgtgctatttatttattt
This genomic window from Ahaetulla prasina isolate Xishuangbanna chromosome 2, ASM2864084v1, whole genome shotgun sequence contains:
- the LOC131192770 gene encoding zinc finger protein OZF-like — translated: MEPGKLLDPPSDTSSTPQNDKKPHECSECGKSFTLQSLLLTHRKVHVGSGSSQGLEGEKSSGKDAKDLRSPPRLKTYKCEECDLCFGQKSHLRTHQKIHTGEKPYECLECGKFFRRIDSLRNHERIHTGEKPYKCWECGKSFSQNSSLSAHEKTHVGIKSYKCFECGKCFTQSSGLHNHQKIHTREKNEKCFECGKCFSQKSDLMKHQRIHTGERPYECPECERRFMYSSEFRRHQMRHKGEKPHQCGECGKSFILPEKLQIHQRIHTGEKPFKCGTCGKCFSQKANLGTHQKLHTGEKPYRCVECGKRFTQKGDLWRHHRTHTGEKPHQCYECGRFYCTSSALKSHVKIHTGEKNYKCLDCGRTFAHSSSLRVHSRIHTGEKPYKCLECGKCFAQSSALHMHTRNHTGVWPYKCSEFKNPFPSKSKLKRHQKVHSRDKSLQL